Proteins from a genomic interval of Phlebotomus papatasi isolate M1 chromosome 3, Ppap_2.1, whole genome shotgun sequence:
- the LOC129807165 gene encoding intraflagellar transport protein 46 homolog — MDMYDEEVEVKNGREVETPPNLDVSNAIHFIQSDLQKLSDGEESLEFPLSKMDEKKLGNGSVQKFQRPGSESSGGSDSASEDLNKRFAEGDFNPKDYEHLEVPSDIKEMFQYILRYTPQKIDIEYRLQPFIPDYIPAVGDIDAFLKVLPPKSLTGRDDITPFIDSLGLTILDEPCGQQSEPALLHMKLRSVSTVPHVQDHPPAILKSPKDINRWIAEIQALHNNQPQQTLLYYEKNPINIDTLMAEWPPILEKTFNELGFPSVDLDCSLLEYINIVCSLLDIPLKGKTQADYIYVLHTLFSLFAAVKRP, encoded by the exons ATGGATATGTACGATGAGGAAGTCGAGGTGAAGAACGGGCGTGAAGTGGAAACTCCACCAAATTTGGACGTTAGCAACGCCATTCACTTCATCCAAAGTGACCTACAGAAGCTCTCAGACGGAGAAGAG TCCCTGGAATTCCCACTGTCAAAGATGGACGAGAAGAAGCTTGGAAATGGATCTGTGCAGAAATTCCAACGTCCAGGAAGTGAGTCTTCTGGAGGCAGTGATTCAGCCTCTGAGGATCTCAACAAGAGATTTGCCGAAGGTGACTTCAATCCCAAAGACTACGAACACCTAGAAGTCCCGTCGGACATCAAAGAGATGTTTCAGTACATCCTCAGGTACACTCCACAGAAAATTGACATTGAGTATCGCTTGCAGCCCTTCATTCCCGACTACATCCCTGCCGTGGGAGACATTGATGCTTTTCTCAAGGTCCTTCCACCCAAAAGTCTCACAGGACGTGATGACATCACACCCTTCATTGATTCCCTGGGCCTCACAATTCTCGATGAACCCTGTGGACAGCAGAGTGAACCAGCACTCTTGCACATGAAACTCCGTTCAGTATCAACTGTGCCTCATGTCCAGGATCATCCACCGGCAATTTTAAAATCTCCCAAAGATATCAATCGCTGGATTGCAGAGATTCAAGCTCTGCACAACAATCAACCCCAGCAGACGCTTCTCTACTACGAGAAAAATCCCATTAATATCGATACCCTGATGGCTGAATGGCCACCGATTCTCGAGAAGACATTCAATGAGCTGGGATTTCCCTCTGTTGATCTCGattgctctctcttggagtacATCAACATCGTGTGCAGCCTACTGGACATCCCACTAAAAGGAAAGACCCAGGCAGACTACATCTACGTCCTGCACACTCTCTTTAGTCTCTTTGCTGCCGTTAAACGTCCTTAA
- the LOC129807163 gene encoding replication factor C subunit 3 produces the protein MSLWVDKHRPRDFSKLDYHKKQAEQLRNLLKQGDFPHLMFYGPSGAGKKTRIMCLLRELYGPGVERLRHETMVFTTPSNRKVEIMTVGSNYHLEVNPSDAGIYDRVVIVDLIKQVAQTHQIDPSGQREFKVIVLSEVDHITKDAQHALRRTMEKYINTCRIVLSVNSTSRVIPAIRSRCLGIRVAAPTHEEIVSVLMATCKKESLQPSRELCQRIAEQSKRNLRRAILMLEACKTQQYPFTANQKIIELDWEVYLRETANEIILEQTTSRLQSVRERLYELLGQGIPPNMVFRGLVENLVMKCDMSLKAETIKYAAEYEHRMQAGNKHIFHLEAFVARFMAIYKKQLEGIVMDDF, from the coding sequence ATGTCTCTCTGGGTTGATAAACATCGTCCACGGGATTTTTCCAAGTTGGACTATCACAAGAAGCAAGCAGAACAGCTTAGGAATTTGCTGAAGCAGGGTGACTTCCCGCATTTGATGTTCTACGGCCCATCCGGAGCCGGTAAGAAGACGCGCATAATGTGCTTACTGAGGGAGCTCTATGGGCCCGGTGTTGAGCGCCTTCGACATGAAACAATGGTCTTCACAACACCGTCCAACAGGAAAGTCGAGATAATGACTGTGGGCAGTAACTATCATCTGGAAGTGAATCCCTCTGATGCTGGAATCTACGACAGGGTGGTGATTGTTGATCTCATCAAGCAAGTAGCCCAGACACATCAGATTGACCCAAGTGGTCAGAGGGAATTCAAAGTGATTGTCCTGTCGGAAGTGGATCATATTACAAAGGATGCCCAGCATGCTCTCAGGAGGACAATGGAGAAGTACATTAACACCTGTCGGATTGTCTTGAGCGTCAATTCGACATCGAGAGTCATTCCGGCAATCAGGAGTCGTTGCTTGGGAATCAGAGTGGCAGCTCCGACGCATGAGGAAATAGTAAGTGTCTTGATGGCTACATGCAAGAAGGAAAGCTTGCAGCCTTCGCGTGAACTCTGTCAGAGAATTGCCGAGCAGTCCAAGAGGAATCTACGGAGAGCAATTCTTATGCTAGAAGCCTGTAAGACTCAACAGTATCCCTTCACGGCCAATCAGAAAATCATCGAATTGGACTGGGAAGTCTACCTCAGGGAGACAGCAAATGAAATCATCTTGGAACAAACCACCAGTCGCCTCCAGTCTGTCAGGGAACGCCTCTATGAACTCCTGGGTCAGGGAATCCCACCCAATATGGTCTTCCGTGGTCTTGTGGAGAATCTCGTGATGAAATGTGACATGAGTCTCAAGGCAGAAACCATCAAATATGCTGCTGAATATGAACACAGGATGCAAGCTGGGAATAAGCACATCTTCCACCTGGAGGCTTTTGTGGCGCGTTTCATGGCAATCTACAAGAAACAACTTGAAGGCATTGTTATGGATGACTTCTAA